A single region of the Rathayibacter rathayi genome encodes:
- a CDS encoding ABC transporter ATP-binding protein has protein sequence MSTTPSEDDVVLDVRNLSIEYETGAGTVRAVDDVSFTIRRGETFGLAGESGSGKSTIAIAILRLLGANGRVVSGSIHCDGVDVTSLDDEELRRFRWSRVSMVFQSAMNALNPVMTVGDQIVDVLTTHRGDSRRAARERAAELLELVGIDRARIDAFPHQLSGGMRQRAVIAIALALEPPMLIMDEPTTALDVVVQQEIIHEIKELQQRLGFAILFITHDLSLMVEISQRLGVMRHGRLLESGVSREVYANPQSDYTRRLIAAFPPIQRGPVAAIEAAPAPEERQVVLALSGLTKEFRTGGIFSKKSTVAVDHADLDVHAGEIMALVGESGSGKSTIARMLARLVEPTSGRMVVDGVDVLKKEPRRATRAYRRTVQMVFQDPFGSLNPPKKVRHFLERPLVLHAPELNARERTARAEDLLQSVELDPAFLDRYPHELSGGQRQRVAVARALAADPTVILADEPTSMLDVSVRMGVLQLLRRLRDERGISILYITHDLASARFLADTTSVMLQGVLVEGGSSAEVMDAPSHPYTQLLISAAPDPHRTEAFDRADRAQARAEIASITSRRSAGADRGAVQWLTPTHWVNRDGVEDTDRDSLGGVPDTTADGTTDNAALPRPERTPR, from the coding sequence ATGAGCACCACCCCCTCCGAGGACGACGTCGTCCTCGACGTCCGCAACCTCTCCATCGAGTACGAGACCGGCGCCGGTACCGTGCGCGCCGTGGACGACGTCTCCTTCACCATCCGCCGCGGCGAGACGTTCGGCCTCGCCGGCGAGTCGGGCAGCGGCAAATCCACGATCGCCATCGCGATCCTCCGCCTGCTCGGCGCCAACGGCCGAGTCGTCTCCGGCTCCATCCACTGCGACGGAGTCGACGTCACCTCCCTCGACGACGAGGAGTTGCGCCGCTTTCGCTGGAGCCGCGTCTCGATGGTCTTCCAGAGCGCGATGAATGCGTTGAACCCGGTGATGACCGTCGGCGACCAGATCGTCGACGTCCTCACCACCCACCGCGGCGATAGCCGGCGGGCGGCGCGGGAGCGGGCGGCAGAGCTGCTCGAGCTCGTCGGCATCGACCGCGCGCGGATCGACGCCTTTCCGCACCAGCTCTCCGGAGGCATGCGCCAGCGCGCCGTCATCGCGATCGCTCTCGCGCTTGAGCCGCCGATGCTGATCATGGACGAGCCGACCACCGCACTCGACGTGGTCGTGCAGCAGGAGATCATCCACGAGATCAAGGAGCTGCAGCAGCGCCTGGGCTTCGCGATCCTCTTCATCACGCACGACCTCTCCCTCATGGTCGAGATCTCGCAGCGGCTCGGCGTGATGCGGCACGGCAGGCTGCTCGAGAGCGGAGTCTCGCGCGAGGTCTACGCGAACCCGCAGAGCGACTACACGCGCAGGCTGATCGCGGCCTTCCCGCCGATCCAGCGCGGGCCCGTCGCCGCGATCGAGGCGGCGCCTGCACCCGAGGAGCGCCAGGTCGTCCTCGCCCTCAGCGGCCTCACCAAGGAGTTCCGTACCGGCGGGATCTTCTCGAAAAAGTCCACGGTCGCCGTCGACCACGCCGACCTCGACGTGCACGCCGGCGAGATCATGGCCCTCGTCGGCGAGTCCGGCAGCGGCAAGAGCACGATCGCCCGGATGCTCGCGCGGCTGGTCGAGCCGACCTCCGGCCGGATGGTGGTCGACGGGGTCGACGTGCTGAAGAAGGAGCCGCGACGCGCGACGCGCGCCTACCGCCGCACCGTGCAGATGGTCTTCCAGGACCCCTTCGGCTCGCTCAACCCGCCCAAGAAGGTGCGCCACTTCCTCGAGCGTCCGCTGGTCCTGCACGCCCCGGAGCTGAACGCCCGCGAGCGCACCGCCCGCGCCGAGGATCTCCTGCAGTCGGTCGAGCTGGACCCCGCCTTCCTCGACCGCTACCCGCACGAGCTCTCGGGCGGCCAGCGCCAGCGCGTGGCCGTCGCGCGCGCCCTCGCGGCCGACCCGACGGTGATCCTCGCCGACGAGCCGACCTCGATGCTCGACGTGTCGGTGCGGATGGGGGTCCTGCAGCTCCTGCGGCGCCTGCGCGACGAACGGGGCATCTCGATTCTCTACATCACCCACGACCTGGCCTCCGCGCGGTTCCTGGCGGACACCACGAGCGTGATGCTCCAGGGCGTGCTCGTGGAGGGCGGGAGCAGTGCCGAGGTGATGGACGCGCCCAGCCACCCCTACACGCAGCTGCTCATCTCGGCGGCGCCCGATCCGCACCGGACCGAGGCCTTCGACCGCGCAGACCGCGCGCAGGCCCGAGCCGAGATCGCGAGCATCACCTCCCGTCGCAGCGCCGGTGCGGACCGTGGCGCCGTGCAGTGGCTGACTCCCACCCACTGGGTGAACCGCGACGGCGTCGAGGACACCGACCGCGACTCGCTCGGCG
- a CDS encoding ABC transporter substrate-binding protein, which produces MSRPSSRRFWRALVVPTALAATVAIGATGCTTNAGTSTHDTLRIASIGNASFTRNFNPFSPSALKITNRAIYESPMVTNLAKGEIDPWLAKSYQWSDDGLQLTFTLNDGLTWSDGEALTAEDVAYTFGLVRTVLGESTYDYVDSVEATDATTVTYTFNRPYTPGLYELGVQVVVPEHIWKDVDDPATFQNPDPIGSGPFTQVQSFSAQSFDLLRNPAYWQKDKAEYTGIRVIAYGGNDAANIAAINGDIDFGLGFIQDIQKTYVDPDPEHRGYWFPSVGPTISLTLNTTEAPFDDVELRKAISMGIDRDKVASTGMSGYTHPADCTGLSDAYDSWRDDSVVSSCDWTSYDVDAANAKLDAAGYAKGSDGMRNSPDGTPVSFSIGVGSASTDWIAVAQVISDDMKALGIDAPLKVQDWSQINQALFGGTFQGNIAWSQTGLTPYEYYRGMLSCRTVQPAGEQATQNFQRFCDPQADVLLDEFAAATSEDEQRSAMNELQALYSEKAPTIPLFPGPEWGSYNSTTFVGWPSEDDPYATLSPEASSTVKVLTSIHPRS; this is translated from the coding sequence ATGTCCCGACCTTCTTCGCGACGCTTCTGGCGCGCGTTAGTAGTTCCCACCGCGCTCGCCGCCACTGTCGCTATCGGCGCGACCGGCTGCACCACGAACGCCGGCACGAGCACCCACGACACCCTCCGCATCGCCTCGATCGGCAATGCGTCCTTCACCCGCAACTTCAATCCGTTCTCGCCGTCGGCCCTCAAGATCACCAACCGAGCGATCTACGAGTCGCCGATGGTGACGAACCTCGCGAAGGGCGAGATCGACCCCTGGCTCGCCAAGAGCTACCAGTGGAGCGACGACGGCCTGCAGCTGACCTTCACCCTGAACGACGGCCTCACCTGGTCCGACGGGGAGGCGCTGACGGCCGAGGACGTCGCCTACACCTTCGGCCTCGTCCGAACGGTTCTCGGCGAGTCGACCTACGACTATGTCGACTCGGTCGAGGCGACGGACGCCACCACCGTCACCTACACCTTCAACCGCCCCTACACCCCGGGGCTCTACGAGCTCGGCGTGCAGGTGGTCGTGCCCGAGCACATCTGGAAGGACGTCGATGACCCGGCCACCTTCCAGAACCCCGACCCGATCGGATCCGGTCCCTTTACCCAGGTGCAGAGTTTCTCGGCGCAATCCTTCGACCTGCTCCGTAATCCCGCCTACTGGCAGAAGGACAAGGCCGAGTACACCGGGATCCGCGTGATTGCGTACGGCGGCAACGACGCGGCGAACATCGCGGCGATCAACGGCGACATCGACTTCGGCCTGGGCTTCATCCAGGACATCCAGAAGACCTACGTCGACCCCGACCCCGAACACCGCGGCTACTGGTTCCCCTCCGTGGGCCCGACAATCTCGCTCACGCTCAACACCACCGAAGCGCCGTTCGACGACGTCGAGCTGCGCAAGGCCATCAGCATGGGTATCGACCGCGACAAGGTCGCCTCGACCGGGATGAGCGGCTACACCCACCCCGCCGACTGCACCGGCCTGAGCGACGCCTACGACTCGTGGCGCGACGACAGCGTCGTCTCGTCCTGCGACTGGACCAGCTACGACGTCGATGCGGCGAACGCGAAACTCGACGCCGCCGGCTACGCCAAGGGCTCGGACGGCATGCGCAACTCCCCCGACGGCACGCCCGTCTCTTTCTCGATCGGCGTCGGCTCCGCCTCCACCGACTGGATAGCGGTGGCGCAGGTCATCTCGGACGACATGAAGGCGCTCGGGATCGACGCTCCGCTCAAGGTGCAGGACTGGTCGCAGATCAACCAGGCGCTCTTCGGCGGCACCTTCCAGGGCAACATCGCCTGGAGCCAGACAGGGCTCACGCCCTACGAGTACTACCGCGGCATGCTCTCCTGCCGCACCGTCCAGCCCGCCGGCGAGCAGGCCACGCAGAACTTCCAGCGCTTCTGCGACCCACAGGCCGACGTCCTCCTCGATGAGTTCGCCGCGGCGACGAGCGAGGACGAGCAGCGCTCCGCGATGAACGAGTTGCAAGCCCTCTACTCCGAGAAGGCCCCGACTATCCCGCTGTTCCCCGGACCGGAGTGGGGCTCCTACAACAGCACCACCTTCGTCGGCTGGCCGAGCGAGGACGACCCGTACGCGACCCTCTCCCCCGAGGCGTCGAGCACGGTCAAGGTCCTGACGTCCATCCACCCGCGCTCGTGA
- a CDS encoding family 43 glycosylhydrolase, with protein sequence MTLLYKPDRARLGDTIPYFADGVFHVFYLKRYADDTHDRIETDWWHVSTTDFVEFEEHGPAIRRGGLRDADASAATGSVIRIGERYVAYYTGFSEWQKEQGGRHQTVLRATSTDLVTWEKDTDFALVADAERYDPHEWRDPFVLEQEDGSYLMLIAGQSLDGPALRRGVTATATSADGLTWIVGEPLWAPGLFSMHECPDLFRRGERWYLVYSTLTDRTVTRYRTATSLQGPWTAPDDDELDGLGLYAAKTISDGEHRYLVGWCPNYAVGKDGAPWLWGGNLVVHELLQNSDGSLRVVEAGLTRRALEQGRAAAPVTLEASSVGSEHGFERRVLTRMPHTGLVDLMLTPAPGTTAFGIELRTDETGRPGYSVTIEPGKHRVRIDRLDRFGSDAPFDVRPFEAPEGELTVTIVFDGDVSVVYLGGSTAVTFRGYDQRGDLLAVFAQEGHLEVSGELRSIQENKEDDQ encoded by the coding sequence GTGACCCTGTTGTACAAGCCCGACCGCGCGCGCCTGGGCGACACCATCCCCTATTTCGCCGACGGCGTTTTCCATGTGTTCTACCTCAAGCGCTACGCGGACGACACGCACGACCGCATCGAGACCGACTGGTGGCACGTCTCGACGACCGACTTCGTCGAGTTCGAGGAGCACGGCCCCGCCATCCGCCGCGGCGGCCTGCGTGACGCCGACGCCTCGGCCGCCACCGGCAGCGTCATCCGCATCGGCGAGCGCTACGTCGCCTACTACACCGGCTTCAGCGAGTGGCAGAAGGAGCAGGGCGGCCGCCACCAGACCGTGCTGCGCGCCACCAGCACCGACCTCGTGACCTGGGAGAAGGACACGGACTTCGCGCTCGTGGCCGACGCCGAGCGCTACGACCCGCACGAGTGGCGCGACCCCTTCGTCCTCGAGCAGGAGGACGGCAGCTACCTGATGCTGATCGCCGGCCAGAGCCTCGACGGGCCCGCGCTGCGCCGCGGGGTCACTGCCACAGCGACCTCCGCCGACGGGCTGACCTGGATCGTCGGCGAGCCGCTCTGGGCTCCCGGGCTTTTCTCGATGCACGAGTGCCCCGACCTGTTCCGCAGGGGCGAGCGCTGGTACCTCGTCTACTCCACACTCACCGACCGCACGGTTACCCGCTACCGCACGGCGACCTCGCTCCAGGGGCCGTGGACGGCTCCCGACGACGACGAGCTCGACGGGCTCGGGCTGTACGCGGCGAAGACGATCTCGGACGGCGAGCACCGCTACCTCGTCGGTTGGTGCCCCAACTACGCCGTCGGCAAGGACGGCGCGCCCTGGCTCTGGGGCGGCAACCTCGTCGTCCACGAGCTGCTGCAGAACTCCGACGGCAGCCTGCGCGTCGTGGAGGCCGGCCTCACCCGGCGGGCGCTGGAGCAGGGCCGAGCGGCGGCTCCGGTCACCCTCGAGGCCTCGAGCGTGGGCTCGGAGCACGGCTTCGAGCGCCGGGTCCTGACGCGCATGCCGCACACGGGCCTCGTCGACCTGATGCTCACCCCCGCGCCCGGAACCACGGCCTTCGGCATCGAGCTGCGGACCGACGAGACCGGCCGGCCCGGCTACTCCGTGACGATCGAGCCAGGGAAGCACCGGGTGCGGATCGACCGCCTCGACCGCTTCGGCTCGGACGCACCCTTCGACGTGCGCCCGTTCGAGGCCCCCGAGGGCGAGCTCACGGTGACGATCGTGTTCGACGGCGACGTCTCGGTGGTCTACCTCGGCGGCTCGACCGCCGTCACCTTCCGCGGCTACGACCAGCGAGGCGACCTGCTCGCGGTCTTCGCCCAGGAGGGACATCTCGAGGTTTCCGGGGAGCTCCGGAGCATCCAGGAGAACAAGGAGGACGACCAATGA
- a CDS encoding ABC transporter permease, whose product MTFVLRRLGFYLIAFWASLTINFLLPRLIPGDPVGRMIGTMQGSLTDEQIDQFRHLFGLDDRPLPLQYVQYLGDVFTGHLGMSISQFPTPVTEVIGTQLGWTLLLGGSALIVAVILGNLLGIVVAWRRNGVLDRILPPLLVFVGSFPYFFIAMGALFLFAVTLKWFPIGQAFTLGSQPSLSPQFLRDVLTHLFLPALTIVAVSIGGWMLGMRNTMIATSAEDYITMARAKGLREGRIMFRYAARNAMLPSITSFGMSIGFVVGGALLTEVVFAYPGIGYQLLRAVQALDYPLMQGIFLTLTAAVLIANFMIDIVYVRLDPRVRVR is encoded by the coding sequence ATGACCTTCGTGCTCCGCCGCCTCGGCTTTTACCTCATCGCCTTCTGGGCCTCGCTGACGATCAACTTTTTGCTCCCCCGCCTCATCCCCGGCGACCCCGTCGGCCGCATGATCGGAACGATGCAGGGCTCGCTCACCGACGAGCAGATCGACCAGTTCCGCCACCTCTTCGGGCTCGACGACCGCCCCCTCCCGCTGCAGTACGTGCAGTACCTCGGCGACGTCTTCACCGGGCACCTGGGCATGTCGATCTCGCAGTTCCCCACCCCCGTCACCGAGGTGATCGGGACGCAGCTCGGCTGGACCCTGCTGCTGGGCGGCTCCGCCCTCATCGTCGCCGTGATCCTCGGCAACCTGCTCGGCATCGTCGTCGCCTGGCGCCGCAACGGCGTGCTCGACCGGATCCTCCCGCCTCTGCTGGTCTTCGTCGGCTCGTTCCCCTACTTCTTCATCGCGATGGGCGCGCTGTTCCTGTTCGCCGTGACGCTGAAGTGGTTCCCGATCGGGCAGGCCTTCACCCTCGGGTCTCAGCCCTCGCTCTCGCCGCAGTTCCTCCGCGATGTGCTCACGCACCTCTTTCTACCGGCGCTGACGATCGTCGCCGTCTCGATCGGCGGCTGGATGCTCGGGATGCGCAACACGATGATCGCCACCTCGGCCGAGGACTACATCACGATGGCCCGCGCCAAGGGCCTGCGGGAGGGGCGGATCATGTTCCGCTACGCCGCTCGCAACGCGATGCTCCCCTCGATCACTTCTTTCGGCATGTCGATCGGCTTCGTCGTCGGAGGCGCGCTGCTGACCGAGGTCGTCTTCGCCTATCCGGGCATCGGGTACCAGCTTCTCCGCGCCGTGCAGGCGCTGGACTACCCGCTGATGCAGGGGATCTTCCTCACCCTGACCGCGGCGGTCCTGATCGCCAACTTCATGATCGACATCGTCTATGTGCGGCTCGACCCGCGCGTGCGAGTGAGGTAG
- a CDS encoding ABC transporter permease: MSLQNPVPVTAVEDPLSAKPAPTRVVRGHFLARILRDRRALVGVVILALFVLLSLAAPLLSPGDPNTAVVAGSEPPSLAHLLGSTAKGEDVLALLLWGSRSSLSIGFAVGIAATVVGLIVGLASAYFGRVVDDVLSVVTNVFLLIPGLPLLIILAAFLPPGPGTIILVLVATGWAGSARVIRSQALSLRGKDFIDASVVTGERSLHIMLREMLPNMASVVMSTFLACVIFGIGAQAGLEFLGLGDVSSVSWGTNLYWSSIEGSLIRATWWTFVPSGIAIALVAFSLALINYAVDEITNPRLIRAKKKGLRK; this comes from the coding sequence ATGTCCCTGCAGAACCCCGTCCCCGTCACCGCGGTCGAGGACCCGCTGAGCGCAAAGCCTGCGCCGACCCGCGTCGTCCGCGGCCACTTCCTCGCGCGCATCCTCCGCGATCGCCGCGCCTTGGTCGGCGTCGTGATCCTCGCGCTCTTCGTCCTGCTCTCGCTGGCCGCTCCACTCCTGTCACCCGGCGATCCGAACACCGCCGTCGTCGCCGGCTCCGAGCCGCCCTCCCTCGCCCACCTGCTCGGCTCGACGGCGAAGGGCGAGGACGTCCTCGCCCTGCTGCTCTGGGGCTCGCGCAGCTCCCTCTCGATCGGCTTCGCCGTGGGCATCGCCGCCACCGTCGTCGGCCTGATCGTCGGACTGGCGTCGGCCTACTTCGGGCGCGTCGTCGACGACGTGCTCTCCGTCGTGACGAACGTGTTCCTGCTGATCCCGGGGCTCCCGCTGCTGATCATTCTCGCGGCGTTCCTCCCGCCCGGCCCGGGCACGATCATCCTCGTGCTCGTCGCCACCGGCTGGGCGGGATCGGCGCGCGTGATCCGCTCGCAGGCGCTCTCGCTCCGCGGCAAGGACTTCATCGACGCGTCCGTCGTGACCGGTGAGCGCTCGTTGCACATCATGCTGCGCGAGATGCTTCCCAACATGGCGTCGGTCGTGATGAGCACCTTCCTCGCGTGCGTCATCTTCGGCATCGGCGCTCAGGCAGGACTGGAGTTCCTGGGCCTGGGCGACGTCTCCTCGGTCAGCTGGGGTACCAACCTCTACTGGTCCAGCATCGAGGGCTCTTTGATCCGCGCCACCTGGTGGACCTTCGTCCCCTCGGGCATCGCGATCGCGCTGGTCGCGTTCTCGCTCGCGCTCATCAACTACGCGGTCGACGAGATCACGAACCCGCGCCTCATCCGTGCGAAGAAGAAAGGCCTCCGGAAATGA
- a CDS encoding glycoside hydrolase family 172 protein: MSSDWLTRANAALIAGDSSRAVTAENPTGAPGEGGRAASILGPGRKGAPCITLPAGETTTLADLSGAGEIRHIWFTVATHTDAVGFVLRDLVLRMYWDGSETPAVEAPLGDFFCNGNGQRSLVTSSLVLVAPTGGMNAYFAMPFADGARVTIQNQHPVDVGGLFYQIDYLEKADPAEVGPLRFHAEYRRENPTTRGVDYTVLDGVEGSGVFVGTSLTIVALERYWWGEGEMKFFLDGDTDHPTICGTGTEDYYGGAWAFQDRLSREIEPQVLTYSAPYVGYPTYSIRDESQQAVYATAMAPVHGMYRWHEPDPIYFHSSLRVALQQIGQVGPDLVERSDDVSSVAYWYQDSPARPARPFPSRADRVPR, encoded by the coding sequence ATGAGCAGCGACTGGCTCACCCGCGCGAACGCAGCCCTGATCGCCGGGGACAGCTCGCGGGCTGTGACGGCCGAGAACCCCACGGGAGCCCCGGGCGAGGGCGGCCGTGCCGCCTCGATCCTCGGCCCCGGCCGGAAGGGCGCCCCGTGCATCACCCTCCCCGCCGGCGAGACGACCACGCTGGCCGATCTCTCGGGCGCCGGCGAGATCCGGCATATCTGGTTCACCGTCGCTACGCACACCGACGCCGTCGGCTTTGTGCTGCGCGACCTGGTGCTGCGGATGTACTGGGACGGCTCAGAGACGCCGGCCGTCGAGGCGCCGCTGGGCGACTTCTTCTGCAACGGCAACGGCCAGCGCAGCCTGGTCACCTCGAGCCTCGTGCTCGTCGCGCCGACCGGAGGGATGAACGCCTACTTCGCGATGCCGTTCGCCGACGGGGCGCGGGTCACGATCCAGAACCAGCACCCCGTCGACGTGGGCGGCCTGTTCTACCAGATCGACTACCTCGAGAAGGCGGATCCCGCCGAGGTCGGCCCGCTCCGCTTCCACGCGGAGTACCGGCGCGAGAACCCGACGACGCGCGGCGTGGACTATACGGTGCTGGACGGCGTCGAGGGCTCTGGCGTGTTCGTCGGCACGTCGCTGACGATCGTCGCGCTCGAGCGCTACTGGTGGGGCGAGGGCGAGATGAAGTTCTTCCTCGACGGCGACACCGACCACCCGACGATCTGCGGGACCGGCACCGAGGACTACTACGGCGGCGCCTGGGCGTTCCAGGACCGGCTGTCCAGGGAGATCGAGCCGCAGGTCCTCACCTACAGCGCCCCGTACGTCGGCTACCCGACCTACTCGATCCGCGACGAGTCGCAGCAGGCGGTCTACGCGACCGCGATGGCTCCCGTCCACGGGATGTACCGCTGGCACGAGCCCGACCCGATCTACTTCCACTCGAGCCTGCGGGTGGCCCTGCAGCAGATCGGGCAGGTCGGCCCGGACCTCGTGGAGCGCTCCGACGACGTGTCCTCGGTCGCCTACTGGTACCAGGACTCCCCAGCGCGTCCCGCGCGTCCCTTCCCGTCTCGAGCGGACCGTGTCCCCCGCTGA